Proteins found in one Alteromonas macleodii genomic segment:
- the folP gene encoding dihydropteroate synthase, whose product MQFGKHFVDLSQSHVMGILNVTPDSFSDGGKHANVTQAVEHAHRMLDDGATFIDIGGESTRPGAPDVSLQEELDRTIPVIEAVAKNSDAVISIDTSKAEVMREAVNAGAGLINDVRALQESGALEAAATAAVPVCLMHMKGQPRTMQNNPEYSNVIEEVSQFLIARTKVCEQAGIAKESILFDPGYGFGKTLEHNYALVKHLPDIMSLGFPVLVGMSRKSMIGNLLNRKVDERLAGSVSLATIVAQMGAQIIRVHDVKETADAVNIVKMLNTIK is encoded by the coding sequence ATGCAGTTTGGAAAGCACTTCGTCGATCTATCACAGTCTCATGTGATGGGCATATTAAATGTAACCCCTGACTCTTTCTCTGACGGTGGCAAGCACGCCAATGTGACACAAGCAGTTGAACATGCGCATCGCATGCTTGATGATGGCGCAACCTTCATCGACATTGGTGGTGAATCTACACGACCTGGTGCACCTGATGTATCTCTGCAAGAAGAACTAGACCGCACAATACCTGTTATTGAAGCAGTCGCAAAAAATAGCGATGCTGTGATATCTATTGATACCAGTAAAGCAGAAGTAATGCGTGAAGCAGTCAACGCGGGTGCAGGGTTAATTAATGATGTACGTGCTTTACAAGAATCCGGCGCGCTAGAAGCCGCCGCGACCGCTGCCGTACCCGTATGCTTAATGCATATGAAGGGGCAACCGCGAACTATGCAAAATAACCCCGAATATAGCAATGTAATTGAGGAAGTAAGTCAGTTTTTAATAGCTCGCACAAAAGTGTGTGAGCAAGCAGGCATTGCGAAAGAGTCAATATTGTTCGACCCAGGTTACGGATTTGGTAAAACGCTAGAGCATAACTATGCCCTGGTTAAACATCTGCCTGATATTATGTCTTTGGGCTTTCCCGTCTTAGTTGGAATGTCACGCAAATCAATGATAGGCAATTTGCTTAATAGAAAAGTAGATGAGCGCTTGGCTGGAAGCGTAAGCCTCGCTACAATTGTCGCCCAAATGGGCGCACAGATTATTCGCGTTCACGACGTTAAAGAAACAGCGGACGCTGTCAATATCGTGAAAATGCTGAATACGATTAAATAA
- the glmM gene encoding phosphoglucosamine mutase — protein MTQRKYFGTDGIRGKVGESNINPEFVTKLGWAAGKVLAGRGTNKVLIGKDTRISGYMLESSLEAGLSAAGINIGLLGPMPTPAIAYLTKTFRSEAGIVISASHNPFYDNGIKFFSAQGFKLDDDIELAIEDMLERPMTCVASDKLGKATRINDAAGRYIEFCKGTFPSELSLTGLKIVVDCAHGATYHIAPNVLRELGATVVELGTAPDGLNINDGVGATSMNAIVEKVKETGADLGFALDGDGDRIMMVDHLGNVLDGDQIVYIIARDALKNGKMQGGVVGTLMSNLGLENALSKLGVPFVRSNVGDRYVMELLQQKGWTIGGENSGHVLNLNMSSTGDGIVAGLQVLAAMLRSQMDLHDLASGFDMYPQTLVNVRYANQEVDYLSHQDVQNAKKEAESALGKTGRVLLRKSGTEPLIRVMVESNDDAQSHKWAEHIAETVRNLAN, from the coding sequence ATGACTCAGCGCAAATATTTCGGCACCGATGGTATACGTGGAAAAGTGGGTGAGAGCAATATCAACCCAGAGTTTGTGACCAAATTAGGATGGGCAGCGGGTAAAGTTCTAGCTGGCCGCGGCACAAATAAAGTACTTATCGGGAAAGACACACGTATATCTGGCTATATGCTAGAGTCCTCGCTAGAAGCTGGTCTATCAGCTGCAGGCATTAATATCGGCTTGCTAGGACCTATGCCCACACCGGCTATTGCGTATCTAACGAAAACATTCCGTTCTGAAGCGGGTATCGTAATCAGTGCCTCCCATAACCCTTTTTACGATAACGGCATCAAATTCTTCTCTGCTCAAGGCTTTAAGCTAGATGACGATATTGAGCTAGCTATTGAAGACATGTTAGAGCGCCCAATGACATGCGTAGCGTCTGACAAGTTAGGTAAAGCTACTCGAATTAATGACGCAGCAGGCCGCTACATTGAATTTTGTAAGGGTACATTCCCTTCTGAGCTATCGTTAACGGGCCTCAAAATAGTAGTGGATTGCGCGCATGGCGCTACATATCACATAGCGCCAAACGTTCTTCGCGAACTAGGCGCAACAGTAGTTGAACTAGGAACAGCGCCTGATGGCCTAAACATCAACGACGGCGTTGGCGCAACTTCAATGAATGCGATTGTAGAAAAGGTTAAAGAGACAGGCGCTGACCTTGGCTTTGCGTTAGATGGCGACGGCGATCGCATTATGATGGTAGACCACCTAGGAAACGTTTTAGACGGTGACCAGATTGTTTACATTATTGCCCGTGATGCGCTTAAAAATGGCAAGATGCAGGGCGGTGTAGTGGGCACTTTGATGAGTAACCTTGGTCTTGAAAACGCGCTTTCGAAGCTAGGTGTTCCATTTGTAAGAAGTAACGTAGGCGACAGATACGTGATGGAATTGCTGCAGCAGAAAGGCTGGACTATTGGTGGTGAAAATTCAGGTCATGTTCTCAATCTAAATATGAGCTCTACGGGTGATGGTATTGTTGCTGGGCTTCAAGTGCTTGCTGCAATGTTGCGTTCTCAAATGGATCTACACGACTTAGCGAGCGGTTTTGACATGTACCCGCAAACATTGGTTAACGTGCGTTACGCAAACCAAGAAGTGGATTACCTGTCACATCAAGATGTACAAAACGCTAAGAAAGAAGCGGAATCTGCATTAGGTAAGACGGGTAGGGTGTTACTGCGTAAAAGTGGTACTGAACCACTAATTCGAGTGATGGTAGAGTCGAACGACGATGCACAATCTCATAAATGGGCTGAGCATATTGCTGAAACTGTTCGTAATCTCGCCAATTAG
- the tpiA gene encoding triose-phosphate isomerase: MSENVRKPFVAGNWKMNGNLALVAEFNQKLADVKAESEIVICAPSLLLHAFETRSFAIGTQNVSHLENGAHTGELSVQMLKEAGCKYAIVGHSERREDQGESSELVALKAKQCVASGIVPIICVGEPLEVREADSVESFVGEQLDALVNAMSVDELSKTVIAYEPIWAIGTGKTASPEQAQDVHEFIRGYFNKVDTELAQGLRILYGGSVKPDNASTLFAQKDVDGGLIGGASLKAEDFISICQAAN; the protein is encoded by the coding sequence GTGAGTGAAAATGTAAGAAAGCCATTCGTGGCTGGCAATTGGAAAATGAATGGAAATTTGGCATTAGTTGCTGAATTTAATCAAAAACTTGCTGATGTAAAAGCTGAATCGGAAATCGTAATTTGTGCTCCTTCTCTACTTTTACACGCATTTGAAACTCGTTCATTTGCTATCGGTACTCAAAACGTAAGTCATTTAGAAAATGGCGCACATACTGGTGAGTTATCAGTCCAAATGCTTAAAGAAGCAGGTTGTAAATACGCAATCGTTGGGCACTCTGAAAGACGCGAAGACCAGGGTGAGTCAAGCGAACTTGTAGCGCTAAAAGCTAAGCAGTGTGTCGCATCTGGCATAGTTCCTATCATTTGTGTGGGTGAACCCCTTGAAGTGAGAGAGGCTGACAGCGTAGAGTCGTTTGTCGGTGAACAGCTGGACGCCCTTGTTAATGCAATGTCTGTGGATGAGCTAAGCAAAACAGTTATAGCTTATGAGCCAATTTGGGCAATAGGTACGGGTAAAACTGCAAGCCCAGAACAAGCACAAGACGTTCACGAATTTATTCGTGGCTACTTTAATAAAGTAGACACAGAGCTGGCACAAGGCCTACGTATTTTATACGGCGGAAGTGTTAAGCCAGATAATGCCAGCACCTTATTTGCGCAGAAAGACGTTGATGGCGGGTTGATTGGCGGGGCCAGTTTAAAGGCTGAAGATTTTATTTCAATTTGCCAAGCGGCAAACTGA
- the secG gene encoding preprotein translocase subunit SecG, which yields MIYEVLLVAYLIVALLLIGFVLIQQGKGADMGASFGSGGSNTVFGSSGSGNFMTRTTGILAGLFFFISLTLGALTANRESAEDEWNNLEVPAAVEEPVQLPADQDVPVIEDAAQSDVPASEAEASDVPVADGTDVPVADGSEGSN from the coding sequence ATGATTTACGAAGTGCTATTAGTAGCATACCTAATTGTTGCACTTTTACTTATTGGATTTGTTTTAATTCAACAGGGTAAAGGCGCAGATATGGGCGCTTCATTTGGCTCAGGTGGTTCAAACACAGTATTTGGTTCGTCTGGTTCGGGTAACTTTATGACGCGTACCACTGGCATATTGGCAGGTTTGTTTTTCTTCATTAGCCTTACTTTAGGTGCATTGACCGCCAACCGCGAAAGTGCTGAAGATGAATGGAACAACTTAGAAGTTCCAGCGGCTGTTGAAGAGCCGGTGCAGCTTCCGGCTGACCAGGATGTACCGGTTATTGAAGATGCGGCGCAAAGCGACGTGCCAGCTAGTGAAGCAGAAGCATCTGATGTGCCTGTAGCTGATGGTACTGATGTTCCTGTAGCTGATGGCTCTGAAGGTTCAAACTAA
- a CDS encoding putative bifunctional diguanylate cyclase/phosphodiesterase: MQKTLSQTLFQTLLIGIVIASLLIIGAVWRSANTLVVQNIDHDILLAEKVFDKVVADRQAVIKSVSKVLARSFDFRRAVGTENIPSIEAAFTSYADRLNTKIIALVSLDHKVVATHTDLFKVGQDVESSLSLVAKGRDSGFFVVNDNLVELNLIRVEIPTLRYYMLIGVEFDDDLLEQLKQLVDAEIIISKADSNEIIKATLDNDEAQRIIASQQDPSWVDVTFKDELTYLARQVSIGSEQNLPVAITLAVDTTSYFNAFTRIQLTILAFCLLAILVALGLSLFLARNVSDSVSKLVKAVNKVASGSYGSTLESPSKLKEITELAVAVDSMQESIKSREKHIRYQAEHDVLTGLFNRNYVEGYFESELKEGRAVQVVAITVIGFRTINDLYGYSNGDNTLKALAERLQRWPGTSARLAGGEILYISHESLNDDQLETLKHILEQPVESNLIAIPVKVAMAVIECPQDASSSEELFRKMNIVTDEAIHSDSWCVRYRTDLEDRYNRRLAITTELKRSLVSQQNELSMVYQPKVDLQTMKVCSMEALIRWNNSALGFVPPDEFITIAEQAGLIEQVTTWVMQQTITDLSYFRSKGYRFTVAMNLSTQDIQNKVLLSKLVALLTKEGLSPESLELEITESDLVADASLAIENLNELTARGFHFAIDDFGTGYSSLAYLKNLPVKTIKIDKSFILSLASDENDQQIVHTVLSLANVFNLKVVAEGVEDLASLEILKEWGCDIAQGYYISRPLNRSDLDDWLQNTPFGE; this comes from the coding sequence GTGCAAAAGACACTAAGCCAGACTTTATTCCAAACCTTATTAATAGGGATTGTAATAGCATCACTTCTGATTATTGGCGCTGTTTGGCGCTCTGCAAACACACTTGTTGTTCAAAATATTGATCACGATATTCTATTAGCCGAAAAAGTTTTCGATAAAGTTGTCGCCGACAGGCAAGCCGTTATCAAAAGTGTATCGAAAGTCCTGGCGCGTTCCTTTGACTTCAGGCGCGCCGTTGGGACCGAGAATATTCCCTCTATTGAAGCTGCATTTACGAGTTATGCAGACCGCCTTAATACCAAAATCATTGCGTTAGTGAGCCTTGATCACAAGGTTGTTGCAACCCACACAGACTTATTCAAGGTTGGTCAGGACGTAGAGAGTAGTTTATCGCTTGTTGCAAAAGGTCGAGACAGCGGCTTCTTTGTTGTAAATGATAATTTAGTTGAGCTGAATCTTATTCGGGTAGAGATCCCGACACTCAGATACTACATGTTAATTGGTGTTGAATTTGACGATGATTTACTTGAACAGCTAAAGCAACTTGTTGATGCCGAAATTATCATTTCTAAGGCAGATTCCAACGAGATCATTAAGGCAACATTAGATAACGATGAAGCACAACGAATAATTGCATCACAACAAGATCCGTCTTGGGTGGATGTAACCTTTAAAGACGAATTAACTTACTTGGCGCGGCAGGTAAGTATAGGCTCTGAGCAAAATTTACCGGTTGCTATTACATTAGCGGTCGATACAACGTCTTATTTCAACGCGTTTACGCGTATTCAATTAACTATATTGGCATTCTGTCTACTAGCTATTTTAGTAGCGCTCGGACTTTCCCTGTTTCTGGCTAGAAATGTGAGCGACTCTGTCTCTAAACTAGTTAAAGCCGTAAATAAAGTAGCATCGGGTAGTTATGGTTCAACCCTAGAATCACCGTCGAAACTAAAAGAAATTACAGAGCTTGCAGTTGCCGTAGACAGCATGCAAGAGAGTATTAAAAGTCGTGAAAAGCACATTCGCTACCAGGCTGAACACGATGTATTAACCGGTCTTTTTAATCGAAACTATGTTGAAGGCTATTTTGAGTCTGAACTTAAAGAGGGGCGAGCGGTTCAGGTTGTAGCTATAACAGTTATTGGGTTTAGAACCATAAATGACTTATATGGCTACTCGAATGGTGATAACACACTTAAAGCACTTGCAGAGCGCTTGCAGCGCTGGCCTGGCACGTCTGCACGGCTTGCTGGCGGCGAAATACTGTATATATCACACGAATCGTTAAACGACGATCAGCTAGAAACACTTAAACATATTTTAGAACAGCCGGTTGAAAGTAACTTAATTGCCATCCCTGTTAAAGTTGCTATGGCAGTAATCGAGTGTCCTCAAGACGCCTCTTCTTCTGAAGAGCTATTTAGAAAGATGAATATAGTGACCGATGAGGCTATTCATAGTGATAGCTGGTGTGTACGGTATCGGACCGATTTAGAAGATAGGTATAATCGCAGGCTTGCTATAACAACGGAATTGAAGCGCTCGCTTGTGAGCCAACAAAACGAACTGTCTATGGTTTACCAGCCCAAGGTTGATTTGCAAACGATGAAAGTTTGCAGCATGGAGGCGTTGATCCGCTGGAACAATAGCGCGCTTGGTTTTGTGCCGCCTGATGAATTCATCACTATTGCCGAGCAAGCAGGGTTAATAGAGCAAGTAACAACCTGGGTAATGCAGCAAACCATTACTGACTTATCTTACTTTAGGTCGAAGGGTTATCGGTTTACCGTTGCCATGAACCTGTCGACGCAAGACATTCAAAACAAAGTGTTACTCAGCAAGCTTGTGGCTCTGCTTACGAAAGAGGGGCTATCACCAGAATCCCTAGAGCTTGAAATAACCGAAAGTGATTTAGTTGCTGATGCATCACTTGCGATTGAAAACCTTAACGAATTAACTGCTAGAGGCTTTCACTTCGCGATTGACGATTTTGGTACTGGCTATTCGTCACTGGCCTATTTAAAGAACTTACCTGTTAAAACGATTAAAATAGACAAAAGCTTTATTCTTTCTCTGGCTAGCGATGAGAACGATCAACAAATTGTTCATACTGTGCTTAGTTTGGCGAATGTTTTTAATTTGAAAGTGGTTGCTGAGGGTGTAGAAGATTTAGCTTCCCTTGAAATTTTGAAGGAATGGGGCTGCGATATTGCGCAAGGTTATTACATTAGCCGCCCGCTAAATCGTTCAGACCTTGATGATTGGCTTCAAAATACGCCTTTCGGTGAATAG
- a CDS encoding YqaE/Pmp3 family membrane protein gives MDIIRILLSILLPPLGVFLQVGLGAHFWINILLTILGYFPGVIHAIYIIAKK, from the coding sequence ATGGACATCATTCGTATACTTTTATCAATTTTACTTCCACCGCTAGGCGTATTTTTACAAGTTGGCTTGGGTGCGCATTTTTGGATTAACATCCTACTGACCATCCTTGGTTATTTCCCAGGTGTTATCCACGCAATTTATATCATTGCCAAGAAGTAG
- a CDS encoding hemerythrin domain-containing protein produces the protein MKIFEALRQDHEKQRLLLKILAETSGNTAARREYFEELKTQLESHAIAEERHFYTHLLEKDSTVDLTRHGIAEHHEIDELLEKLDETDMSSPAWLRHLKNLQEKVEHHLADEEQKFFQVAGSVLNERQKTQLADEYKKEMKQELDEEKLTA, from the coding sequence ATGAAAATTTTTGAAGCACTTCGTCAAGACCACGAAAAACAACGTTTACTGCTTAAGATCTTAGCTGAGACCAGCGGTAATACTGCGGCACGTCGCGAATACTTTGAAGAGTTAAAAACACAGCTTGAAAGTCATGCTATTGCAGAGGAGCGCCATTTTTATACGCACCTGTTAGAGAAAGATTCGACGGTAGATTTAACGCGTCACGGTATCGCGGAACACCATGAAATTGACGAGCTACTTGAAAAACTAGACGAAACTGACATGAGTTCACCGGCCTGGCTACGTCATTTAAAGAATCTACAAGAAAAAGTAGAGCATCACCTTGCCGACGAAGAGCAGAAGTTTTTTCAGGTTGCGGGCAGTGTTCTAAATGAACGTCAGAAAACTCAGCTAGCCGATGAATATAAAAAAGAAATGAAACAAGAGCTCGATGAAGAAAAACTGACAGCCTAA
- the gdhA gene encoding NADP-specific glutamate dehydrogenase translates to MAQKSNFEEIFSFLNDKFSNETEYLQAVHEVLEDIVPVYNANEQYKAFDIVRRISMPERVIYFTVSWMNSQGNIEVNQGWRVQHNSAMGPYKGGLRFHPTVNLSVLKFLAFEQCFKNALTGLPMGGGKGGSDFNPKGRSDRDIMLFCQAFMRELQRHIGANTDVPAGDINVGAREIGYLYGEYRRLNNKFEGVLTGKGLEFGGSYVRTEATGFGLIYFLEAVCQHQGSKIEGQTIAVSGAGNVALHGALKAVEKGGKVISLSNSRGLLHNEDGLTDTALKWAIENHANRNNILADMADESMGKWVPDKKPWHLKCDIALPCATQNELLEDDAKALLDNGCQMVLEGANMPCTNEAQSRFLDAKIVYVPGKASNAGGVALSGLEMSQNAMFNQRDASTLDDQLYSIMESIHQRCLDEGKENSGDSKYVNYMKGANIAAFRRLADAMVAQGV, encoded by the coding sequence ATGGCTCAGAAAAGTAATTTTGAAGAAATTTTTAGCTTCCTTAATGACAAGTTTTCTAATGAAACAGAGTACCTTCAAGCGGTACACGAAGTACTTGAAGACATTGTTCCTGTATACAATGCAAATGAACAATACAAAGCATTCGATATAGTCAGACGTATCAGCATGCCAGAGCGAGTTATTTACTTCACAGTCTCTTGGATGAACAGCCAAGGAAACATTGAAGTTAATCAAGGGTGGCGTGTGCAGCACAATTCGGCAATGGGCCCTTATAAAGGCGGGCTGCGTTTTCACCCTACCGTTAACTTATCGGTGCTGAAGTTTTTAGCATTCGAGCAATGTTTCAAAAATGCACTTACCGGCCTTCCAATGGGTGGCGGTAAAGGCGGTTCAGACTTTAACCCTAAAGGTCGTTCGGACCGAGACATCATGTTGTTTTGCCAAGCATTTATGCGTGAACTACAGCGCCACATAGGCGCCAACACGGACGTTCCAGCCGGTGATATTAATGTTGGGGCCCGTGAAATAGGTTATCTCTATGGCGAATACCGCAGGTTAAACAATAAGTTTGAAGGTGTATTAACAGGTAAAGGGCTTGAATTTGGCGGCAGTTATGTACGCACAGAAGCGACAGGCTTTGGCTTAATCTACTTTTTAGAAGCCGTCTGCCAGCACCAAGGTTCAAAAATAGAAGGCCAGACCATAGCAGTCTCTGGCGCGGGCAATGTAGCACTCCATGGCGCACTTAAAGCAGTAGAAAAAGGCGGAAAGGTCATTTCTCTTTCTAATAGCCGAGGGCTTCTACATAACGAAGATGGGTTAACTGATACTGCACTTAAATGGGCAATAGAGAATCACGCTAACCGTAATAATATTCTTGCAGATATGGCTGACGAAAGCATGGGTAAGTGGGTACCTGATAAAAAGCCATGGCATTTAAAGTGTGATATTGCCCTGCCCTGTGCAACTCAAAATGAGCTGCTTGAAGATGACGCGAAAGCATTACTGGATAATGGTTGCCAAATGGTTTTAGAAGGAGCGAATATGCCGTGTACGAACGAAGCACAATCACGCTTTTTAGACGCTAAAATCGTTTATGTTCCGGGCAAAGCATCAAACGCGGGCGGTGTTGCTTTGTCTGGCTTAGAAATGAGCCAAAACGCTATGTTCAATCAACGGGATGCTAGTACGCTAGATGACCAACTTTATTCTATTATGGAGAGTATACATCAACGCTGTCTAGATGAAGGAAAGGAAAACAGTGGTGATTCCAAATACGTAAATTACATGAAGGGCGCTAACATTGCAGCGTTCAGGCGACTTGCTGATGCCATGGTTGCACAAGGCGTATAA
- a CDS encoding diacylglycerol kinase family protein: MKMVKYYILGALLALVLTVTVPVLLLKIAFGWVAFSLIAVSSAYLLNYPSLFRKREDGSIPFYIRWIFVPFLLGSGLYNEYARRTDKVPPLQKIEPHLFLACRMSSQHVDLLNENNVDAILDVTAEFDGLDWTAYQEDYKYLNVPVLDHTSPTAEQLVLAINWLNQQISDNKNVVVHCALGRGRSVLVVAAYLLAKNPSLSVDDALRQINQIRQTARLNKRQLASLQKVRDGGLLSLRKELTLIVNPVAGGGKWKQYRGEVLSRLNEKFKVTVKETTPEVDGKALAQQAKDEKADIVVACGGDGTLTEVASALINTDITMGIIPFGTANALSQVLHGYISKVMPISTACDIIIKGDTLKIDTATCNDKVMLLVAAVGFEEQMISAADREEKNVGGQFAYLKGLWNAISNNENMTFEVAKDNKPAETLETPSFVIANAAPMTTALAQGAEQPDITDGKLDLTWLLPQPSSDRQFASLAELVLSPAESKKQSDSIRHERASQITLSFDKPTAYAVDGEIYEGDKIIIKTVPRSLTVLANFEDKD; the protein is encoded by the coding sequence GTGAAAATGGTGAAGTACTACATTCTCGGAGCATTGTTGGCGTTAGTGCTAACGGTAACTGTACCCGTGCTATTGCTTAAAATTGCATTCGGATGGGTAGCCTTTTCGCTTATTGCGGTAAGCAGTGCCTATTTGCTTAACTACCCAAGTTTATTTCGTAAACGCGAAGATGGCTCAATCCCCTTCTATATTCGTTGGATCTTTGTTCCATTTCTTTTGGGCTCAGGGCTGTATAACGAATATGCACGCAGAACAGACAAGGTTCCTCCACTGCAAAAAATCGAACCCCATCTTTTTCTCGCATGCCGCATGTCTAGTCAACACGTAGACCTACTTAACGAAAATAACGTCGATGCCATCCTTGATGTTACAGCAGAGTTTGACGGTCTAGATTGGACAGCGTATCAGGAAGATTATAAGTACCTAAACGTTCCTGTTTTAGACCATACAAGCCCCACCGCTGAGCAACTTGTCCTTGCAATCAACTGGCTCAATCAGCAGATATCTGATAACAAAAATGTGGTTGTTCACTGCGCACTTGGCCGAGGCCGTTCGGTGCTAGTGGTGGCGGCTTATCTTTTGGCAAAGAATCCGAGTTTGAGTGTAGATGATGCCTTACGTCAGATTAATCAAATACGCCAAACAGCAAGGCTCAATAAACGCCAATTAGCGTCGTTACAAAAAGTGAGAGATGGCGGGCTCTTATCTTTACGAAAAGAACTAACGTTAATTGTTAATCCAGTAGCAGGTGGCGGTAAGTGGAAACAGTATCGAGGCGAAGTACTTTCTAGGCTTAATGAAAAGTTTAAAGTGACGGTAAAAGAAACCACACCGGAAGTAGACGGAAAAGCATTAGCGCAACAAGCCAAAGATGAAAAAGCGGATATTGTCGTTGCCTGTGGCGGAGACGGTACATTAACCGAAGTTGCGTCAGCGCTAATTAATACTGACATCACCATGGGTATTATCCCTTTTGGAACGGCCAACGCGCTTAGCCAAGTGCTGCACGGGTATATCAGTAAAGTTATGCCTATAAGCACTGCCTGCGACATCATTATAAAGGGTGACACGTTAAAGATTGATACCGCAACTTGTAACGATAAAGTCATGTTGTTAGTAGCAGCCGTCGGTTTTGAAGAACAAATGATTTCGGCCGCTGACAGAGAAGAAAAAAACGTGGGAGGTCAGTTCGCCTATTTAAAAGGGCTGTGGAATGCTATTTCTAATAATGAAAATATGACATTTGAAGTAGCAAAAGATAACAAACCCGCAGAGACATTGGAAACGCCAAGCTTTGTGATCGCCAACGCTGCACCTATGACAACAGCATTGGCACAAGGCGCAGAGCAGCCGGATATAACGGACGGAAAGCTAGATCTCACTTGGTTATTGCCGCAGCCAAGCTCTGACAGGCAGTTTGCATCGCTAGCGGAACTCGTTTTAAGCCCAGCCGAATCTAAAAAGCAATCAGACTCCATACGCCATGAACGCGCATCACAAATAACATTGTCATTCGATAAGCCTACTGCCTATGCAGTTGATGGTGAAATCTATGAAGGCGATAAAATTATTATAAAAACCGTCCCTAGAAGCCTCACCGTGCTTGCCAACTTTGAAGATAAGGATTAA
- a CDS encoding DUF2878 domain-containing protein: MNKTVVLKVVNFAWFQSIWWLVILFQNSAVLPVLGLLLIWIVFSPKRIEDIKLMSAVFLLGTLVDALLTLSGLFIFNQTEVLVSFWPIPIWLSLLWAAFAGTVYHSLTAFNGRMIIAAIAGAVFAPLSYIAGAKFGAVELGASMVLSYIFIALVWSVIFPLCFYLSNRFEAKQAQA, translated from the coding sequence ATGAATAAAACGGTAGTACTCAAGGTTGTCAATTTCGCGTGGTTTCAATCGATATGGTGGTTAGTAATCCTGTTTCAAAATAGCGCTGTACTTCCCGTACTGGGGCTACTTTTGATTTGGATTGTATTTTCCCCAAAACGAATCGAAGACATAAAGCTTATGAGTGCCGTTTTTCTGCTTGGTACTCTAGTTGACGCCTTACTGACATTAAGTGGTCTATTTATTTTTAATCAGACAGAAGTGTTAGTGAGCTTTTGGCCAATTCCCATATGGCTTAGCCTTCTATGGGCCGCATTTGCGGGGACTGTCTATCACAGTTTAACTGCTTTTAATGGTCGAATGATTATCGCTGCAATTGCGGGGGCTGTCTTTGCGCCTCTCAGTTATATCGCAGGCGCTAAGTTTGGTGCCGTAGAGCTAGGTGCCAGCATGGTGCTCTCTTATATTTTCATTGCTTTGGTGTGGAGCGTAATTTTCCCGCTGTGTTTTTATTTATCCAATCGTTTTGAGGCAAAACAAGCCCAAGCGTAA
- a CDS encoding SDR family NAD(P)-dependent oxidoreductase: MTKNVLVTGGNRGIGLEIVKGMLSKGYKVLMGCRDEESGLEAKKEIVGGDIHVIELPLDNETAIVDAFVRAEAVYGPIDILINNAGILDDTDWKEVNSESLAKSMQVNVSAPLTLMQQTLPQMIERGFGRIINVSSSYGSFAEGLKGPLCYAVTKAAINALTVKMAAEVDKAADGKKIDVTVNSMTPGWVHTRMGGSDAPKTPEEGADTAIWLATQEEGGPHGQFLKDREPIEW; this comes from the coding sequence ATGACGAAAAACGTATTAGTAACTGGTGGCAATAGAGGTATCGGCCTGGAAATAGTGAAGGGAATGCTGTCGAAAGGCTACAAAGTATTGATGGGATGTCGAGATGAAGAGTCAGGTCTTGAAGCCAAAAAGGAAATAGTAGGTGGGGATATACATGTTATTGAACTGCCTCTTGATAATGAAACAGCCATTGTAGACGCGTTTGTGCGTGCTGAAGCCGTGTATGGCCCCATCGATATTCTGATAAATAACGCGGGGATATTAGACGACACCGATTGGAAAGAAGTGAATTCTGAAAGTTTGGCGAAATCTATGCAGGTTAATGTAAGTGCGCCCCTAACGCTTATGCAGCAAACCTTACCGCAAATGATTGAACGAGGATTTGGTCGCATTATTAACGTAAGTTCCAGTTACGGTAGCTTTGCCGAAGGTTTAAAGGGGCCTTTATGCTACGCAGTAACGAAAGCCGCTATTAATGCCCTTACCGTAAAAATGGCTGCAGAGGTCGATAAAGCTGCTGATGGCAAAAAGATTGATGTCACGGTAAACAGCATGACCCCTGGCTGGGTACATACCCGAATGGGCGGCAGCGACGCGCCCAAGACACCGGAAGAAGGTGCAGATACCGCGATTTGGCTTGCAACTCAGGAAGAGGGCGGCCCTCACGGTCAATTTCTAAAAGACAGAGAACCTATCGAATGGTAG